One Nematostella vectensis chromosome 10, jaNemVect1.1, whole genome shotgun sequence genomic window, AACCTGGTGTTTAATATACCCATATTTTAGGGCTCCTCATTTCTTAGCATCTATGTGACCGACCAGCTTTGAAATTTTAGTCAAAATTCAATAGCACAAAATAGAATCTTAGCAATTTTTAAGACTTGTCCCCACCCTGGGGGTTTGGGGACAAGTGAATAGCACCACAAATGCACTTCGCAAGAGTCACATCAGTTTCTGGTTTGAGACtctcttctgtagcaagcaatcCCATGTATCAgccccggggggggggggggggggggtttcagGGTAAAAGCCATcgtgaaatttgaaaaatacccctaaGAAATACCTCCATACCAAAAATTTCTACCCTAAAATATACTATTTCTAAGAGAAATGCCTATTTTTTCTTGGATacaccctaaaaaatacccgaTGACCGATTTTGacaagcatccctatcaggtcgacatgggaagaacCCCCCTCTGGGTATCAGCATTTGGCAAGCTGCACAGCAAAATGTGCGAAAACAATTATGAATGATAACTAACACCAGTGAAGattattttttccatttttttaagtTACTGTTATGTTCATAGTTATTGGTACACATGTACTCATTAaagtgtactggctttgaaagaaAACACTCACTTGTTTTATGGAAGTGACATTTTTCAATAGAAAGTTTTCTAAAAGACAACAATTTTTCTATTTACATACGGGACCAAAAATTCATTTATAAGTCAAATCTTTCAATCTCACCAGCCAAGTGCACTTCCATCAGGGTTCAAAAACCTCAGAGGGAGACTTATTTATTCATTGACAAACAAACTATTGAGCTAAAACAGCAGGCATATCCACAAGTTCAATTTAAACTATTATATCACGTTTTTAAAATTAGTCTCCACCATTCAGTCACTAACTTCGAGCTCTGTTATAAAAAGTGGAAAAATCAACTTCTTTTCTAGGCAGCATAACCTTGTTGTTGTAACAAACAGTGAAAGGTCCTAAATGTTTAGGAAACCAAATTTTGAGACATTCTACACTTGGATTTTATGTACTAAATGCACATGAATACATAAAGCCGCCATGGAATTTGACAAATATTGTTGTCAAATTGATTTCATTGCAGTAGAAAATGGCCGCAGATTGAGTTGACCCTTTAAAGAATTTGTACTTATTTATTGCAGTTTTCTTTACCCTGTTCGTTTCCAGATAAATGGCGTCCCTCCACTAGCCGCCATTTCCGGGCTCATAAGCGCATGAGCTGAGTTTCCACCACATCCTAACATGTACTGAACTCCCTGGTACATTCCCGATACAACGGAGCCCATGATCGTGCAGGTTTATCGTCCAAAATTCATGTTTCTTTGGATGTTTTGCTACTAGCTTCTTTCTCATTCCATTTTTAATCTTAGTTTTCGGCTTGGTTACCAAGCACGCGATGGATGCTGGGAGAAAAACAGGGTTACCGCTTATACACCTCGCGTCGCATAGCATAGAGTTggagcattttttatttaagttCTAttgaacaatttttttttttcgacgtTTGGGCATCATCTCAGTACTACAAATTTTAAGTGAACCGCAAGGATCCTTCATTCTACAGCCGATTCCTGCTTCAACCTATTTTAGTCAGGTCTCTTAGGCCGGAAAATTGGCCGGATCGTTACAGGagtgacaaaagcaccaaatttGGTACACAGATTCCTTTAGGCATACCTAATGATATTAGAAGGGGTGCCCAAAAAAATCTGCTCAGGGTCTCCTTTAACGGGGATATTTAAattttatgcaaaaaaaacacagggtacccgagtcttgatttcaaataaaaattatttacaaCGAAATAAAAAGAGCAATGGTGAAACAAATTGGCAAAGTTGTTTATCTGCATAGGCTTTACATGTTCGAAAAGGCGGAGAGCACAGTTAAACATAAAAAACCTCTACTGCGCATGTGCAGATCTACAATCAGCAACCATAGCGCCTGTTCACAATTTTGTGTAATGTTTCCATATCCATATCAAAATATCCCTCGACCTATGAAATCAGGTGTCTACTCTTCTATTCTGAGTCTGCTGTTTAGCACTAAACAGCTTCTGCGCATGTGCAGATCTGGTCTATCGTGCAAACTGATATTGTATCTATATTCCAATCAAAATAACCAATGAAATATAGAACTCaatatgtatataaaaatacagctattCGAAAAATGACCATTTCTGTATGAGTAAGATTCGCTCCACGTTCCAACTCCTTGGCCTAGTGTGTCATATAAAAGTAAGGCAATCATCTAAGCAGCCAGATGTATACTGAATGAGCCCATTCCTTGTTGTTCTTTGACACAAATATAGGTTTGTCCCAAAAACCTATTTGCCTTGCATGGCTGTTCAAGTGTTGCGGCATTTGCACTTGCACAATAGTGTGCATTCTAGGTGTGCTTTGATGCACTTACACCTGGTGCACACTCCTTTACAGCTGCACTTTGTCAGTTCGCTGCAACCCTTTAAAACCTCTGGTATTGTGATCCATCGAGGAACCCATGTGCCAGCCTCCTTGATCCACGCAAACTGGTCTGGCGAAGGCAACACCGGCTGTGAAATCTCACTGGATGTCCAGATCCCCGCTTGGTAGATGCAGCGCTTGACATGTTGCAGAAGGGCGTCCTTCAAAGGAGAACacatttataatattatttaagGAATATACATCTAAATAGAAGAAACCAAAGAAGAACTGGAAGTCGTGGAGGAAGAGTGAAAATTGATTACCTTTGTCGGTGGAAGCTTGTCCATGGCGCGGTTATTCTTACAAAAGAGTTCCATTCTTGCATCGTTGATGCAAGCAAACGGACTCAATTTGTCGTAGAGAATAACAGTGAACCTCTCGATGCGCTTGAAGTGCTCGGAGTCCAGAGTTAGTTGATGGAAGGGGTTGAGAGCCAGGAACTGTAAAGTTGGAGTTACATCTTTGTAGATGTCCCAAGTTTGCCATGCTGTTAACTTGCCCTTCCCGTAGAAGGATGATGTGGTGTCACAGCCACTGAGTGCGTGGAACACTGGCAATGCGATAGACCTTGCTTCACCCAGACCTTCACAAATGGTGTTAATACTCAGGTACCGGAAGTGACGCCCCATGCCATACGACACCCACAGGTGCAGCTCAGGCTGGATGGATTTGAGTTGGTGAAATTTTCCCGCCAAGATTACAACGATGTCGGTGTCAACCGTTCTGACGATGACTTCATTTGCATGACTGGTCTCCACTGCATGTCGGATGTGTACTACGATCCTTGTATCCGCCTCCTCGTGGGAACAATCAGGCATGGCAGCCTCGGAACCAATGGATGTCACAGAAACTCCTAAAATAGTAGAAATTTTTATGTAAGCCATACAGCTAACACTACATAAAACATCAGACGAGCGAAGCTTTTAAATCTTCACTAGTTTACCTGAGGTGATGTAAACTTCCTTTCTGACAGTAAACCAGGGGAACTCAGCCACTTTGACCGACAGGAATTGGAACAACTCCTGCTTGTTGCGGGGATCACGCAAGAACTCCATCCACTTTGGAGGAATCTTGGTCCTCCCTTCCACCTTTCGTCTCAAGCCTGTTCCTCTCTTTTCTCTAGTCGCTTCTTTAAGACTGTTAGGGATGTAAGAATCCCAAACAATGTCCACTCGTCTGGATCTCAGATTACGTATATATGGGAGGAAGACATTTTCCGCATAGTCATCGAATGTCATCACTCCGGTCACGGGCAGACAGTGGACAATTACAGCCCCATCACAGACTTTGCAGTCCACTTCTGTAGGGGGCTCTGGTTGGGAGGGCTGACTGAGGCACTTGAGAAGGTCGGACTTGGCCGTCGGAAGACGAAGACTTCCAAATTCTGACAGTGAAGGCGGGAATGGCTGAACCTCATGGCTAAAGAACTCTCTCAAGTCCGCATCACGTCTTTGCATAGCTATGTACAGTTGAGCAAACAGGGCGACATTATTCTGCAAACGGGAGATGGTCTTGGACTGTTTAGACTTGTTGCGTGACGCCTGTTTCCGAAAAAGGGGAAGCTTGTTTTGCTTTAGGGATTTGCCAATTGCCACCGTTCTGTCCTTGATTACATCCTTGAGGAAGCTTGAATACTGGCTCTTACCAAGAGCATCAAGGTTGACTATAGTCTCGGCTACTTCATTATCCATACAGTCGCGGCTGTCCAGGGTAACGAGCTCAGGAAAGTTGTCAAGGAAGGGGCTCCCAATCTTTCGGATGACATCAATCAGATTGTTGACTTGGATCTTGAAGGTCTTCTGAGAGCTCAGTCCCGTCTCATGATTTGTCCGATCTCCTGTCTCGCTGTCTGTGTCGTCCAGGTACTGCCCTTCAAACTGTTGTAATAATCGTGTCGTTTCTGGGCCTGATAGCATCCAGCGCCTACAtgaaagaaaaatgttttcatCAGTATTGTAGCAAACTATAGATtacctaataaggaaatgtgCGATTGGGGCAGCAAGAGAGCTTAGCAAGATTGCTCGAAAGCAAGACAATGCTAATTTTCCATCACTGGCAGTCATGTTTCGTGAGCTTCGCAAGACTCAACTTTTCACTGCGACCCCGAAGAAACAGCCGTGTCAGTTATGAAAAATATCTATCTATTAGGCTATCTGTCTTCCTTACTATAATACACCATATCATTGATTATTCTTAAGCTCATGCTTATATTTATCAGCTCACTGTATCTGGTGTAAGTAATAAATCAGTTCATGTTAAGTTGCTAGATCAACTAATAAGTCATACCTGAAAGCTGTCGGATTCTCTGTCAGTCCAACTGCCCCGCCTGCACTCTTCACGATATTGTTTTCCTGCTCATGGGCCTGGTCGAACGGCATTGCTGAAAAGTCGTTGCCAGTCCTTGACAAGACAAACTGGCCCTCGTCTTGAAACTTCTCGGTGATACTTTGTGGAAGGCTTTTCATGTCCCTGATGTGAATTGGCGTCCATCTGGCGTAGTTTACATGGTCCAACACGGAAAACAGCGGAACCAGCTTCTCCAAGGCTTCCACATACAAGACAAAATTTCGCTGACGTTGAGCACGCACCACTAGTAACTAGCATCTGGTAGTGTAGTATTGCATTCCAGAAGCGAAATGTTGGGCTTGACTTCATTGTTTCCTCACATTCAGCCGTCGTTAACTGGTCGCCGCTGTGTGAAAACGCCTCGCTCTTTAAATTCTGTAATGCCAGAACAGTAACTTGATGGGCGTGTCTAAAATGATAGCCGAAAAgtcaattttaaataaaagaagTACTTTGAATAAAACACATCAAGTGAAATAGTAAGTAGAGCTTAACAAATACAAGTTTGTCCACATACCTGGTCCTTGTTAGACGAGTCACCTTTAAGAAGAAATCGGCTTCACCCGATGAGGCTACGTTTGATTCTGTAATGGCAGTAGTCCATCCAGATCCATCTAGCAGGTCACCAACAACGCTCTATAACGCCATCTCGATATGAAGACCTGCCATCATGACAACGTACGCCTGCTCTCCGTGTGAGGCTGGCCATTTCCATCTAGCAGGTCACCAACAACGCTCCATAACGCCATCTCGATATGAAGACCTCCCATCATGACAACGTACGCCTGCTCTCCGTGTGAGGCTGGCCATTTACATTGTACCATTTTCGCCAAAGCGAAAAGGGGCTGGTCGACGGTTATTACCGGAATCTGGTCCGGATTCAGGAATGTGATTGCGTGCTTTAACACATCCATGCCGTGTTTAACCATCGCTGGAGTGGCGGCCTTTTCGTAGAACAAGGTAAGCAGGGCAGTCACGGCAGGTGGGTGCTCCTCCAAAGAATCTGAAGCATGATATGCTGCCCAAGTAAGAGTGTCCTCAGACGTAACGGAATCATCGGTTAACTTCGAAGACGAATACTCTGCCCACTGGTCTTCCTTCTTCTTTTCCTCTGAGATGCAACTTTCTAGTTCTTCCATGCGGCAGCCAGGGGCAGAGTAGCCACTGCTAGCTGGTATCTAGTTCGACGGGAGGGACAACGGCATATTCTTCTGGTAGGTGATGTCCCGTTCCGTTTGGAGGTAGGGTCACCGGGGGACGTTCCTCGCCTTGCTTTGCGCTCATAGGTAATTGAAGCATACTAATGCCAGTGCCATGAAAAGACAAAGCCGCAGTTTTCGAGCTCGGATTGTGATCTAAATTGTCCAGAGCTCCTACAGTGAATACCCCTTTCCGCAAGCAAGCAGGAGC contains:
- the LOC125573315 gene encoding uncharacterized protein LOC125573315; the encoded protein is MGRHFRYLSINTICEGLGEARSIALPVFHALSGCDTTSSFYGKGKLTAWQTWDIYKDVTPTLQFLALNPFHQLTLDSEHFKRIERFTVILYDKLSPFACINDARMELFCKNNRAMDKLPPTKDALLQHVKRCIYQAGIWTSSEISQPVLPSPDQFAWIKEAGTWVPRWITIPEVLKGCSELTKCSCKGVCTRCKCIKAHLECTLLCKCKCRNT